From Bacillus sp. FSL K6-3431, the proteins below share one genomic window:
- a CDS encoding S41 family peptidase — MKKKWLTIIIVCSFLIGVGGTYSGITWIIPQWKNATGKKVDVGSESEVKIGDADLNKVAKAYELIQHSYIEKVDESQLIQGAIQGMIGTLKDPYSVYMEPDAAANFNDSMDSSFDGIGAQIAIEEGKLLIISPIKNSPAEKAGLKPKDEIINIDGKSVQGLDLYEASTKIRGKKGTVVKLDIRRKGLANPINISVTRDEVPVLTVFSDVKKNAGQKIGYLEITSFAQSTAKDFTALLKNLEEQNITGLIIDVRGNPGGMLSSVQEILGQLVTETKPLVQIEDRNGNKKPYFSELKEGKPYPIKVLIDEGSASASEILAGALEEAEGYALIGVKTFGKGTVQQAIPMDDGSNIKLTMAKWLTPDGNWIHGKGIEPTLEVAQPAYFKTHMLQLEKALVRDMNNEDIKIAQEMLTGLGYGPGREDGYFDEQTEIAVRAFQSMMKLPVTGQITVETSEKLMTAIIDAVQKEDNDLQLQVAIKSFNR; from the coding sequence ATGAAAAAAAAGTGGCTTACGATAATTATTGTCTGCTCATTCCTCATTGGCGTTGGGGGGACATATTCTGGCATAACGTGGATTATCCCACAATGGAAAAATGCAACAGGGAAGAAAGTGGATGTAGGTTCGGAGTCAGAAGTAAAGATCGGTGACGCTGACCTTAATAAAGTTGCTAAGGCATATGAATTAATTCAGCATTCATATATTGAAAAGGTTGATGAATCTCAGTTAATTCAAGGGGCTATTCAAGGAATGATCGGAACGTTGAAGGATCCATATTCAGTGTATATGGAACCAGATGCAGCAGCCAACTTTAATGACAGCATGGATTCTTCCTTTGATGGAATTGGTGCCCAGATTGCTATTGAGGAAGGTAAATTACTCATTATTTCACCTATTAAAAATTCACCCGCAGAGAAGGCTGGATTGAAGCCGAAGGATGAAATTATTAATATTGATGGGAAAAGTGTGCAAGGACTTGATTTATATGAAGCCTCGACGAAAATTCGTGGTAAAAAGGGTACAGTAGTTAAACTCGATATTAGAAGAAAGGGATTAGCAAATCCAATAAACATATCGGTAACTCGGGATGAAGTCCCAGTATTAACAGTGTTTTCGGATGTGAAAAAAAATGCAGGACAAAAGATAGGTTACTTGGAGATTACTTCATTTGCACAATCAACAGCAAAGGATTTTACAGCCCTCCTTAAGAACTTAGAGGAACAAAACATCACAGGCCTAATCATTGATGTCCGAGGAAATCCAGGAGGTATGTTATCAAGTGTGCAGGAAATTCTAGGTCAACTCGTAACGGAAACGAAGCCATTAGTACAAATTGAAGATCGGAACGGGAATAAAAAACCTTATTTTTCAGAGTTGAAAGAAGGCAAACCATATCCAATTAAAGTGCTGATTGATGAGGGAAGCGCATCTGCTTCAGAGATATTAGCTGGAGCCTTAGAAGAGGCAGAGGGATATGCACTGATTGGTGTAAAGACTTTTGGAAAAGGTACGGTTCAGCAGGCTATACCGATGGATGATGGTAGCAATATTAAGCTTACAATGGCCAAATGGCTAACGCCAGATGGAAATTGGATTCATGGAAAGGGAATTGAACCTACACTTGAAGTGGCGCAGCCGGCTTACTTTAAAACGCATATGCTTCAATTAGAAAAAGCTTTAGTGAGAGATATGAATAATGAAGATATAAAGATTGCTCAGGAAATGTTAACAGGTTTAGGGTATGGACCGGGTCGAGAAGATGGATATTTTGATGAGCAAACAGAGATAGCAGTAAGGGCATTTCAATCAATGATGAAGTTACCAGTCACAGGTCAAATTACAGTAGAGACATCTGAGAAGTTAATGACAGCAATTATCGATGCTGTACAAAAAGAGGATAATGATTTGCAATTGCAAGTTGCAATCAAATCTTTTAATAGATAA